A window of Pedococcus badiiscoriae genomic DNA:
GACGTCGAACACCAACCCGAACACCGGCGTCACGACGTACAGCGCGACGCCGCAGACCGTGAACGCCGGCGGCGTGGAGTACCTCGCGGGGCACCTCAAGGCCCTGCGTCAGGGTCACCCCTACACCGCAACGGTGGCTGCCGGTGACATCGTCGGCGCGTCCCCCCTCCTGTCGGCGGCGTTCCACGACGAGCCGACCATCGAGGCCATGAACAGCCTCGGCCTCGACGTCACGGCGGTGGGCAACCACGAGTTCGACGAGGGCTACAAGGAGCTCCAGCGGCTGGCCAACGGCGGGTGCCTGGACGACGGCGCAGGCGCCGCCAACCAGGACTCGTGCCCGGGTGGGAAGACCTTCACCGGTGCGAACTTCCCGATCCTGGCGGCCAACGTCCGGCTCAAGGCGACCGGTCAGACCATCCTGCCGGCCACCTGGGTCAAGAAGTTCAAGGGAGCCAAGATCGGCTTCATCGGCATGACGCTCAAGGACACCCCGAACATCGTGACGGCCTCGGGGATCCAGGGGCTGGAGTTCACCGACGAGGTGCAGACGGCCAACGCCCTCGTGCCCCGGCTGGAGGCGCAGGGCGTCAAGGCGATCATCGTCCTGATCCACCAGGGCGGGGTGCCGACGCGCACCGCCAGCACCGCCCACCTCAGCGGGTTGGAGAACAAGTTCGACTCCGCCTGCCCGACCGGCACCAGCACCGGGCTCAACGCCCCCGCCAGCCCGATCATCCCGATCGCGCAGCAGCTGTCCCCGCAGATCGACATGATCATCAGCGGCCACACGCACACGCCGTACGTCTGCAGCATCCCGGACCCGGCGGGGCAGCCGCGCCTGGTGACCTCGGCCTCCTCCTTCGGGCGCCTGGTGACCGAGACGAACCTGACCTTCGACCGGCGCACCCAGGACATCGTGCGCGCCTCGGTGGCCGGCAACAACCTCGTCGTCACCCGGGACCCGGCCTTCAAGGATCCCGCGGAGACGAAGATCATCGCCGACTACAAGACGCTCATCGCTCCCATCGCCAGCAAGGTCCTGGGCTCGATCAGCACCGACATCACGACGGCCTCCAGCCCCGCCGGGGAGTCCAAGCTCGGCGACCTGATCGCGGACGCCCAGCTGGCCGACCCGTCGACGACCACGGGTGGCCAGGCCCCGGTCATCGCCTTCATGAACCCCGGCGGCATCCGCACCAACCTCACCTACGCCAACAAGTCGTGGAACGAGGCGCCCGGCGAGGTGACGTACGACGAGGCCTTCCAGGTGCAGCCGTTCAACAACTACCTCGTGTCGTTGACCCTGACCGGTGCCCAGGTCAAGGAGATCCTGCGCGAGCAGTGGGGTGGCGGTGCGACGACCTCGCCCAACTCCATCGCCAGGCCGGTCATCCTGCAGGTGTCGTCGGGCTTTGCGTACAGCTACAGCGACACCCCCGCCGGGCGGGTGCTCGGACCGGTCACGCTGGGTGGCGCCGAGCTCAGCGACACGGGCACGTACCGCGTGGTGACGAACAACTTCGTCGCAGACGGTGGGGACGGACTGCCCGGCTTCCGCGTCGGCAGCGGCAGGTTCTTCGGTGGTCTCGACATCGACGCCTTCGCGAACTACCTGCAGGCCCACTCGCCGTACAGCCCCGTCGCGGACGCCCGGATCACGAAGAACTGACGACGGCCCCCTGACGCGGCAACGCGGCATGCCGCCGAGAAGGCGCCCCTCCCGGCAACGGGAGGGGCGCCCTTCGCGTGGTGGGGAGTCGGTGACTCAGGCGTCGACGGCGTCCTCGGCCGGGACGAAGCGGTAGCCGACGTTGCGCACCGTGCCGATGAGCACCTCGTGCTCGGAGCCCAGCTTGGCGCGCAGCCGGCGGATGTGGACGTCGACGGTGCGGGTGCCGCCGTAGTAGTCGTAGCCCCAGACCTCCTGGAGCAGCTGGGCGCGGCTGAAGACGCGCCCCGGGTGCTGGGCGAGGTACTTGAGGAGCTCGAACTCCTTGTACGTGAGGTCGAGCAGCCGACCCCGGACGCGGGCGGAGTACGTCGCCTCGTCGATGGTCACGTCGCCGGAGGTGATCTGCACGTCCTCGGGCTCCTGGTTGTCCTGCAGGCGCCCAGCGGCGAGTCGCAACCGCGCCTCGACCTCGGCGGGACCGGCGGACTCGAGCAGGACCTCGTCGACGCCCCACTCGGTCGTGATGCCCGCGAGGCCGCCTTCGGTGAGGATGGCGATGAGGGGCACGGACATGCCCGTCGCGCGGAGCACGCGGCACAGGGAGCGAGCCACGGCGAGGTCGCGGCGCGCGTCCAACAGGACGGCGTCACACGGCGGCGCGTCGACCAGCGCCGTCGGCTCCGCGGGGATGATGCGCACGTGGTGGGTGAGCAGCCCGAGTGCCGGAAGCACCTCGGCGCTGGGCGCCAAGGCGTTCGTCAGCAGCAACAGACGGGCCATGCCTTGAAAGGATACGGCCGAAGGCCACCCCACGGGCCGTTGCACACATCGTGA
This region includes:
- a CDS encoding winged helix-turn-helix transcriptional regulator, which encodes MARLLLLTNALAPSAEVLPALGLLTHHVRIIPAEPTALVDAPPCDAVLLDARRDLAVARSLCRVLRATGMSVPLIAILTEGGLAGITTEWGVDEVLLESAGPAEVEARLRLAAGRLQDNQEPEDVQITSGDVTIDEATYSARVRGRLLDLTYKEFELLKYLAQHPGRVFSRAQLLQEVWGYDYYGGTRTVDVHIRRLRAKLGSEHEVLIGTVRNVGYRFVPAEDAVDA
- a CDS encoding bifunctional metallophosphatase/5'-nucleotidase yields the protein MTSSRTRRLSGVVAVAALAATGAAFTGGSTSAASNGPTIDIQLLSFNDFHGNLEPPSGSGGRIITSDTYTETSNTNPNTGVTTYSATPQTVNAGGVEYLAGHLKALRQGHPYTATVAAGDIVGASPLLSAAFHDEPTIEAMNSLGLDVTAVGNHEFDEGYKELQRLANGGCLDDGAGAANQDSCPGGKTFTGANFPILAANVRLKATGQTILPATWVKKFKGAKIGFIGMTLKDTPNIVTASGIQGLEFTDEVQTANALVPRLEAQGVKAIIVLIHQGGVPTRTASTAHLSGLENKFDSACPTGTSTGLNAPASPIIPIAQQLSPQIDMIISGHTHTPYVCSIPDPAGQPRLVTSASSFGRLVTETNLTFDRRTQDIVRASVAGNNLVVTRDPAFKDPAETKIIADYKTLIAPIASKVLGSISTDITTASSPAGESKLGDLIADAQLADPSTTTGGQAPVIAFMNPGGIRTNLTYANKSWNEAPGEVTYDEAFQVQPFNNYLVSLTLTGAQVKEILREQWGGGATTSPNSIARPVILQVSSGFAYSYSDTPAGRVLGPVTLGGAELSDTGTYRVVTNNFVADGGDGLPGFRVGSGRFFGGLDIDAFANYLQAHSPYSPVADARITKN